A portion of the Bactrocera neohumeralis isolate Rockhampton chromosome 2, APGP_CSIRO_Bneo_wtdbg2-racon-allhic-juicebox.fasta_v2, whole genome shotgun sequence genome contains these proteins:
- the LOC126760201 gene encoding ADP-ribosylation factor-like protein 2 — protein MGFLSVLKKMRQKEKEMRILLLGLDNAGKTTILKRFNGESIDTISPTLGFNIKTLEHNGYMLNLWDVGGQKSLRSYWRNYFESTDGLVWVVDSADRMRLESCKQELRVLLQEERLAGATLLVLANKQDLPGALSANDIKDVLELDDITTHHWLVVGVSAVTGEKLLGAMDWLIDDIAKRIFTLD, from the exons ATGGGTTTCCTTtcagttttgaagaaaatgCGGCAGAAAGAAAAGGAGATGCGTATACTTCTATT AGGACTAGACAATGCCGGTAAAACAACCATATTAAAGAGATTTAACGGTGAATCAATCGACACAATCTCCCCAACGCTGGGATTCAATATTAAAACTTTGGAACACAATGGATATATGCTGAATCTCTGGGATGTGGGTGGACAGAAATCGCTTCGTTCATACTGGCGAAATTACTTCGAATCTACTGACGGTCTGGTATGGGTGGTAGACAGCGCAGATCGTATGCGCCTTGAATCATGTAAACAAGAATTGAGAGTTTTACTACAAGAGGAACGCCTTGCTGGGGCTACACTGCTTGTGTTAGCAAACAAACAGGATTTACCTGGAGCACTTAGCGCAAATGATATTAAAGAt GTTCTTGAGCTTGACGACATAACTACACACCATTGGTTAGTTGTGGGTGTGAGTGCCGTAACTGGAGAAAAACTCTTAGGAGCTATGGATTGGCTTATAG